GTCCTCGGGCTACTCACTGTGCTGCTTGTAAGAGAGCCCACCCGCGGGATTGAGTCCCAGCAGTCGGGCAGGAGGTAGAGTGATGTTGATGATGAGCAGGTCTTGCTCTGAACCTTGGTCGCGTTATTAGTGTTTTTAAGGGCCTCGCCGAGAGGATCACCCATGGAGATCTCCCAGGAGATGGGAATCCAACTCGCTCGTCTTTGGTCTGCTTCAAGAGACAGACTAAGGGGTAAGTCTGTATCACTTTCTCGGTTTGGAGCAGTGAAGGATGAGAATTCAGAGGAAGCCAGGGGTTTCGACATGGAAAGTTGAGCTCTTTCAGATCGCATGTCTTCAATCTCGGGCCAGGTAATGGTTGAGCAGTCGGATTGGGTTTTGGGCCAGTCGTCGATGAAGTGACAAAGAGGATTGGATTGGGATTGTATGTCATCCAGCTTCAGTGTGGGTAAAAAATTGATATCGGATAAAGAACTCGCACTCTGTTTTCTTGAAACGGACTTCGATGTCATGGCTTCCGAGTTCGCAGCATCTTGCACTTGGTCATTTGTGTTTTCCTTGCTCAGCCACATCCTGCACAAGTTGATCAGAAACAGTGGTGAGGGAACCAGAAAACAATGCATCAGATGACCCGTAAAGATGGCTAGCAGATAAGATGACTGTACGTGTCGAACGGCGCCGGCCGAGGATCGCCGGCGGCGGACTTGACAGTTTTAGTCTGTGATTGTGAAGCTCTGATATTACTAGGCGGTCGACTGCCGGAAACTGGTGAGGCTGACTGTGACGGGGATGCAACAGGCATCGCTTTCGCGGCATGGTCAGACTGGCCTTCCACATGCTTTCTTGAACGGCGGCGGCCCCGGTTTATGTGACGCTCACAGTACTTCTGGTCAGCGACTGCATCCCTCGAGCACCGCCATTTTTTCCCATCAGTTCGACGGCATCTACCCGGCTCCGGATCAACATTCCCAGAGCATCCCAAGTAGAACGATCCCCAACCAACTACGACAAAGTGAAAAATTTTAAGAAACAAATTCAGGATTTATTACTCGCCATAAATTCTTAAGAAATTGACATGAGTCCAACAAGTGTATGCAGCATAGCTAAAGAGATGAAAGTCTTACAAGCACTCGAACCAAAAGATCCAGCTGAGAAGCGAGAGATCCCTGAAGAGACCAGGCTTCTCTGGATGGGGGCGAGAAGATTAGGTGGTATTGGTACTTTTGCAACAATATACTTGTAAACCAAGGCCTGGTGCTCTAGCTCCAGCCACTGAGATGGTGTGAATGGCCCCTTCACCCTTGCCAAAACACCATTGGCATTCACATCGTGGCCGCCGGAATACAACCCTGTAACAACGAAAAGAAGGTTAAGGtatgagaagaagaggaggaggaggaggaggaggagcagagGCAAGTTACCTGCGTTCCAAAGATAAGATTTTGGGGAAGATGATGGAGGAGAAGGGTGATAAGAAGGGAGAGCTCCATCACAGGCTAACGCAAAGCTATCTTCCTTGGAAGTTGCAGAGAAGCTCAGCATTTGCTCCCCATCGGAGAGGACCGAGTCGAAGGGAGGCACCGTTGCCTCTGTCCGGGCCATCTTGAGCGATCTGCAATCACAGCCATCAAGCTCAGCAGTCCTCTGAAAGGCACAACCGAGGAGCCCCTGCCCCTTTGGCTTGCAGCGGCCCTCGGTC
This genomic stretch from Zingiber officinale cultivar Zhangliang chromosome 7A, Zo_v1.1, whole genome shotgun sequence harbors:
- the LOC122002143 gene encoding growth-regulating factor 7-like, coding for MELRGSVRMVDGSAVVGGSGSSEGGSLLSCCLTTSSSTTEGRCKPKGQGLLGCAFQRTAELDGCDCRSLKMARTEATVPPFDSVLSDGEQMLSFSATSKEDSFALACDGALPSYHPSPPSSSPKSYLWNAGLYSGGHDVNANGVLARVKGPFTPSQWLELEHQALVYKYIVAKVPIPPNLLAPIQRSLVSSGISRFSAGSFGSSAFGWGSFYLGCSGNVDPEPGRCRRTDGKKWRCSRDAVADQKYCERHINRGRRRSRKHVEGQSDHAAKAMPVASPSQSASPVSGSRPPSNIRASQSQTKTVKSAAGDPRPAPFDTMWLSKENTNDQVQDAANSEAMTSKSVSRKQSASSLSDINFLPTLKLDDIQSQSNPLCHFIDDWPKTQSDCSTITWPEIEDMRSERAQLSMSKPLASSEFSSFTAPNRESDTDLPLSLSLEADQRRASWIPISWEISMGDPLGEALKNTNNATKVQSKTCSSSTSLYLLPDCWDSIPRVGSLTSSTVSSPRTENTANKSTGSLCNDLLGPTIVGHPTMH